CAAGTCTCATTAGTTCAGGGATGAAATTCATGCACCCAAGTCAATCAGAGTTGTTACAACTGAAAAACCTGGGACTCGCCTCCGTAAATATCCTGCATTCCATTGGCATTCGCACCCTCGAAGATCTCCACCGCGTGGGCCCCGTAGAGGCTTTTGCCAGTATTCGCCGCCGTGGCATCAATGTATCCCGGGTTCTCCTC
This is a stretch of genomic DNA from Microbulbifer bruguierae. It encodes these proteins:
- a CDS encoding TfoX/Sxy family protein translates to MHPSQSELLQLKNLGLASVNILHSIGIRTLEDLHRVGPVEAFASIRRRGINVSRVLLYALQGALLDVHWNDLDPDLKASLVTEVEQRLSRKDSA